A stretch of the Pedobacter sp. MC2016-14 genome encodes the following:
- a CDS encoding MFS transporter produces MKLSRIDVLLMAFCTGLIVANIYYCQPLVILVAKEFNLTESYAGRIASLTQAGYALGLFVLVPLGDMFERRKQILLITACAVAALLLAAFSHAFWMLEISCVLIGASSIVPQLILPMAANLSADENRGETIGIIMSGLLIGILASRTVSGSIGFIWGWRSVYFMAAGICSLLLVLMAKRFPISKPTFNGTYKDLVMSMGHYIKTQPVLREASIINFLAFAILSAFWTTMVLFLANPPYNLSSLQIGLFGIAGAAGAMAAPLVGKLSDSKDPRRNLLIGLLLQLASIATFYLTGNHLYLFAIGILLIDIGQQAIHVTNQTRIYTLVPEARNRLNTVFMSVSFVGASSGSALGLWLWDMGKWPLFCLGTTIVILINICIYMLLQQND; encoded by the coding sequence ATGAAGTTAAGCCGAATAGACGTTTTATTAATGGCCTTTTGCACCGGGCTTATTGTTGCAAATATTTATTACTGCCAGCCCTTGGTTATTCTGGTAGCAAAGGAGTTTAACCTGACTGAAAGCTATGCAGGCCGAATTGCGTCTTTAACACAAGCCGGTTATGCCCTTGGGCTATTTGTGCTGGTACCCCTTGGCGATATGTTTGAACGCCGAAAACAGATTTTATTGATTACCGCATGTGCCGTAGCGGCATTACTACTTGCGGCATTTTCACATGCTTTTTGGATGCTTGAAATTTCTTGTGTGCTTATTGGTGCCAGTTCTATAGTACCTCAGCTGATATTACCCATGGCCGCTAACTTAAGTGCCGATGAAAACCGAGGGGAAACCATAGGTATCATCATGAGCGGCCTTCTGATAGGCATTCTGGCTTCCAGAACCGTAAGCGGCAGCATCGGCTTTATTTGGGGATGGCGCTCCGTTTATTTTATGGCAGCGGGCATTTGCAGTTTGTTATTGGTGCTGATGGCGAAACGATTTCCCATAAGTAAGCCAACTTTTAATGGAACTTATAAAGATTTGGTGATGAGCATGGGGCATTATATCAAAACTCAGCCGGTACTTAGAGAAGCATCAATCATCAACTTCCTTGCCTTTGCCATACTGAGCGCGTTCTGGACCACAATGGTGCTTTTTCTGGCTAACCCACCTTATAACCTTAGTAGTTTACAAATAGGGCTGTTCGGAATTGCAGGCGCTGCCGGTGCAATGGCTGCTCCTTTGGTAGGCAAACTTAGTGACAGTAAAGATCCAAGACGAAACCTGCTGATTGGCCTTTTACTGCAACTTGCCAGTATCGCTACTTTCTACTTAACAGGAAATCATCTTTACCTTTTTGCAATAGGAATTTTATTGATAGATATTGGTCAGCAGGCCATTCATGTAACCAATCAAACCCGCATCTACACCCTCGTGCCGGAAGCCAGAAACCGTCTCAATACTGTGTTTATGTCGGTAAGTTTTGTAGGTGCATCATCCGGATCTGCATTGGGTCTTTGGCTCTGGGATATGGGCAAGTGGCCACTATTCTGTCTGGGCACCACTATCGTTATTTTAATAAACATTTGCATCTACATGCTTTTACAGCAGAATGATTAA
- a CDS encoding acyl-CoA carboxylase subunit beta, whose product MKSKTEELKEKIKLANLGGGTSRIESQHKKGKLTARERIHFLMDEDTFEEIGMLVSHRSTDFGMEKEQYPGDGVVTGYGNINGRLVYVFSQDFTVFGGSLSETHAEKICRVMDLAMQNGAPIIGLNDSGGARIQEGVVSLGGYADIFYRNVQASGVIPQLSAIMGPCAGGAVYSPAITDFILMVEHTSYMFVTGPNVVKTVTHEVVTSEELGGATTHATKSGVTHFACINEIEAISYVKKLLSYMPQNCEETASPLAYTPGDESRPSLTTLLPQNANQPYDIREAITDITDAESFLEVHAAYAENIVVGFARLAGRSIGIVANQPAYLAGVLDNNASTKAARFVRFCDCFNIPLLVLEDVPGFLPGTDQEWNGIISNGAKLLYAFSEATVPRITVITRKAYGGAYDVMNSKHIGADMNYAWPSAEIAVMGAKGAAEIIFKKEISEAENPEQKWLEKEKLYSDTFANPYRAAERGFVDEVIEPAFTRIKLIKAFKMLENKIVNTPRKKHGNIPL is encoded by the coding sequence ATGAAGAGCAAAACAGAAGAATTAAAGGAAAAAATTAAACTGGCCAATCTTGGAGGAGGCACCTCAAGAATTGAAAGTCAGCATAAAAAGGGGAAACTAACCGCCCGTGAGCGTATTCATTTTTTAATGGATGAAGATACCTTTGAAGAAATTGGAATGCTGGTAAGCCATCGAAGTACCGATTTTGGGATGGAAAAAGAACAATATCCGGGTGATGGTGTGGTAACAGGCTATGGCAACATCAATGGAAGACTGGTGTATGTTTTTTCTCAGGATTTTACCGTTTTTGGAGGCTCACTTTCTGAAACCCATGCAGAAAAGATTTGCCGGGTAATGGATTTGGCCATGCAAAATGGCGCCCCCATAATTGGCCTTAATGACAGTGGTGGGGCCAGAATTCAGGAAGGTGTAGTATCATTGGGTGGGTATGCAGATATATTTTACCGCAATGTACAAGCTTCGGGCGTTATCCCCCAGCTATCTGCCATTATGGGCCCCTGTGCCGGGGGTGCTGTATATTCTCCGGCCATTACTGATTTTATACTCATGGTAGAACATACCAGCTATATGTTTGTAACAGGGCCTAATGTGGTTAAAACAGTAACCCATGAAGTGGTGACCTCAGAAGAACTTGGAGGGGCAACTACCCATGCTACAAAATCAGGCGTTACTCATTTTGCTTGTATAAATGAGATTGAAGCCATTAGTTATGTTAAAAAGCTATTGAGCTACATGCCTCAAAATTGTGAGGAAACTGCATCGCCACTCGCCTATACACCTGGCGACGAAAGCAGGCCATCGTTAACTACTCTGCTGCCCCAAAATGCTAACCAGCCATATGACATTAGGGAAGCCATAACGGACATAACAGACGCGGAGAGTTTTCTGGAGGTACATGCCGCTTATGCCGAAAATATTGTTGTAGGTTTTGCCAGACTGGCTGGTAGAAGTATTGGGATTGTTGCCAACCAACCCGCTTATCTGGCAGGTGTGCTGGACAATAATGCTTCAACAAAAGCCGCACGTTTTGTCCGCTTTTGCGATTGCTTTAACATCCCTTTACTGGTTTTGGAAGATGTACCCGGATTTTTGCCCGGTACAGACCAGGAATGGAACGGTATCATTAGCAATGGCGCTAAACTATTGTATGCTTTTAGTGAAGCCACTGTACCACGCATTACCGTAATTACCAGAAAAGCATACGGAGGCGCTTATGATGTAATGAACTCCAAGCATATTGGCGCAGATATGAATTATGCCTGGCCAAGTGCAGAAATTGCAGTTATGGGTGCTAAAGGCGCGGCCGAAATCATTTTTAAAAAGGAAATTAGCGAAGCGGAGAACCCGGAGCAAAAATGGCTGGAAAAAGAAAAGTTATATTCTGATACTTTTGCCAATCCTTATCGTGCTGCTGAGCGCGGCTTTGTAGACGAAGTGATTGAGCCCGCTTTTACCAGGATAAAACTGATTAAGGCATTTAAAATGCTCGAAAATAAAATTGTAAACACTCCCCGTAAAAAACACGGAAACATCCCACTTTGA
- a CDS encoding SulP family inorganic anion transporter: MEQKSSVFSGLDAKKYFLKKNLKKDLPASIVVFLVALPLCLGIALASGAPLFAGLITGIVGGIVVATFSGSQLSVSGPAAGLTVIVLGTITKLGSYETYLLAVVLAGVMQIVLGLIKAGTIGNYFPSSVIEGMLAAIGLMLILKQLPHALGVDSDFLGDESFFQTDNQNTFSAINNALSKFSLGAIIISGLSIAVLIFWPKIKQVSSVPAPFIVVLIGVGLSAVFQNTGLALKPSQMVAIPIVTGVSDFFSLFRSPDFSAILNKDVWIAAGTIGVVASLETLLGIEAIDKIDPIKRVTPTNRELLAQGVGNMVSGMIGGLPMTSVIVRSSANVNSGARTKMSAIFHGTWLLISLLFIPGLINMMPYACLAAILLVTGYRLARIALFKHMYHKGWDQFIPFVITIVAVLLTDLLKGVAVGMLVSIFYLLRTNMRNPYFYKVTEEGNCKNIRIKLAEEVSFLNKAAIQVLLTQIPNETNVIIDGKNSRYIDPDVLETIFNYKHNAYTKGIIVTLDNIKSQYNVPKLNTKIQEINN; this comes from the coding sequence ATGGAACAAAAGAGCTCGGTCTTTTCAGGACTGGATGCAAAAAAGTATTTTTTAAAGAAGAATCTTAAAAAGGATCTTCCTGCCAGTATTGTGGTTTTTCTGGTTGCCCTGCCTTTATGCTTAGGTATTGCGCTGGCATCTGGTGCTCCTTTATTTGCAGGCCTAATTACCGGTATCGTTGGCGGTATTGTAGTTGCTACTTTTAGCGGTTCTCAGCTTAGTGTAAGTGGTCCTGCAGCAGGTTTAACTGTAATTGTATTGGGTACCATTACAAAATTAGGCAGTTACGAAACCTACCTGCTTGCCGTGGTGCTGGCAGGAGTAATGCAAATTGTGTTGGGCTTAATTAAAGCCGGCACCATTGGTAATTATTTTCCATCCAGTGTTATAGAGGGAATGCTGGCAGCTATAGGCCTAATGCTTATTTTAAAGCAACTTCCCCATGCGCTTGGTGTAGATTCTGATTTTCTTGGCGATGAAAGCTTTTTTCAAACCGATAACCAAAATACTTTTTCTGCCATAAACAATGCCCTGAGCAAGTTTAGTCTTGGTGCCATTATCATCAGTGGATTGTCCATTGCCGTATTAATCTTCTGGCCTAAAATTAAACAAGTTAGCAGTGTGCCTGCGCCATTTATCGTGGTACTCATTGGTGTGGGTTTAAGTGCGGTTTTTCAAAATACAGGCTTGGCGTTAAAACCAAGTCAAATGGTGGCCATTCCAATTGTTACCGGCGTATCAGATTTCTTTAGTTTGTTCCGCTCGCCAGATTTCTCTGCTATTTTAAATAAAGATGTTTGGATTGCCGCCGGGACCATTGGTGTGGTAGCCAGTTTAGAGACTTTGCTGGGTATAGAAGCTATTGATAAAATTGATCCTATTAAACGGGTTACGCCAACAAACAGAGAGTTATTGGCCCAGGGTGTTGGTAACATGGTTAGCGGCATGATTGGTGGTTTACCTATGACATCAGTTATTGTAAGAAGTTCTGCAAATGTAAACTCTGGCGCCAGAACAAAAATGTCGGCTATTTTTCACGGTACATGGCTTTTGATCTCTTTATTATTCATTCCAGGTTTAATTAATATGATGCCCTATGCCTGTCTGGCAGCAATTTTGTTGGTTACCGGATACAGGTTAGCGCGTATTGCTTTATTTAAACACATGTATCATAAAGGCTGGGATCAATTTATTCCTTTTGTAATTACTATTGTTGCCGTGCTGTTAACAGATTTGTTAAAGGGAGTAGCGGTGGGCATGCTGGTTTCTATCTTTTACCTTTTGCGTACCAATATGCGTAATCCGTACTTTTATAAAGTAACTGAAGAAGGTAATTGTAAAAACATCAGAATTAAGCTTGCAGAAGAGGTTTCCTTCTTAAATAAAGCTGCAATACAAGTGCTATTAACGCAAATACCTAATGAAACAAATGTGATTATTGATGGAAAAAACTCACGATATATTGATCCAGATGTGCTCGAAACCATTTTTAACTACAAGCACAATGCTTACACTAAAGGGATTATTGTTACTTTAGACAATATTAAGAGCCAATATAACGTACCTAAATTAAATACAAAAATTCAAGAAATTAACAATTAA
- a CDS encoding carbonic anhydrase, whose product MCAANSEELLKREEITLENLLQGNRDFVTKTLEEDPDYFQKLSAGQKPPVLWIGCSDSRVPADKITNTMPGDIFVTRNIANVVTHSDMSMLSVLDYSVNILKIKHIIVCGHYGCGGVAAAHGNQQVGLIDNWLRNIKDVYRLNQTEVDALPENKKVDRLVELNAIHSAMNVMSTSIVQNAWANGQELSVHAWVYSLETGLINDLKFSYSKADDMDPMFKMDI is encoded by the coding sequence ATGTGCGCAGCTAATTCAGAAGAACTATTAAAAAGAGAAGAAATAACGCTCGAAAACTTGTTACAAGGTAATAGAGATTTTGTAACTAAAACCTTAGAAGAAGACCCAGACTATTTTCAAAAGTTGTCTGCCGGACAAAAACCTCCTGTATTGTGGATCGGTTGTTCTGATAGCCGCGTTCCTGCGGATAAGATTACCAACACCATGCCTGGTGATATTTTTGTAACACGGAATATTGCTAATGTGGTAACGCATTCTGATATGAGCATGTTAAGCGTATTAGACTATTCGGTTAATATACTTAAAATAAAACACATCATTGTTTGTGGACACTATGGATGCGGTGGTGTGGCTGCTGCCCATGGCAACCAACAAGTAGGATTAATTGACAACTGGTTACGTAACATTAAAGACGTGTACAGGTTAAACCAGACAGAGGTAGATGCATTGCCAGAAAATAAAAAGGTAGATCGTTTGGTAGAGCTTAATGCCATCCACAGCGCAATGAATGTGATGAGCACTTCAATTGTACAAAATGCATGGGCAAATGGACAAGAACTATCTGTACATGCATGGGTATACAGTCTTGAAACTGGATTAATTAACGACCTGAAATTTAGCTATTCTAAAGCTGATGATATGGACCCGATGTTTAAAATGGACATCTAA
- the pruA gene encoding L-glutamate gamma-semialdehyde dehydrogenase translates to MLKGFFNVPAPVNEPIFGYAPGSKERELLKAALADARAKQPDIPMYIGGEEIYTETKGKVVPPHDHQHILATYNIGNKSHVQQCIDAALAAKSDWENLPWEHRAAIFLKAAELISGPYRYKLNAATMLGQSKNAYQAEIDAACELIDFLRFNVSYMADIYKQQPPVSPKGAWNRVEQRPLEGFVFALTPFNFTAIAANLPASVAMMGNVVVWKPADTQIFAANVLMQIFKEAGLPDGVINLVYVDGPEAGEVIFNSPDFAGIHFTGSTAVFQNIWKTIGTNIHKYKTYPRIVGETGGKDFILVHGSADAEVSSTAILRGAFEYQGQKCSAASRVYIAKSLWQAIKDFMLRDLATFKMGGTEDFSNFINAVIDERSFDKLAKYIDAAKADDSVEVVAGGNYDKSKGYFIEPTVLLVKDPKYTTMCEELFGPVLTIYVYEDTEFDAILEVIDTTSIYALTGAVIAQDRYAIDKASQALRNAAGNFYINDKCTGAVVGQQPFGGARGSGTNDKAGSMINLLRWVSPRTIKETFDPPKDYRYPFLGED, encoded by the coding sequence ATGCTTAAAGGATTTTTTAACGTACCCGCACCGGTAAACGAACCTATTTTTGGTTATGCACCCGGGAGTAAAGAACGTGAACTTTTAAAGGCTGCCCTGGCTGATGCCCGCGCTAAGCAACCTGATATCCCAATGTATATTGGTGGCGAAGAAATTTATACTGAAACCAAGGGTAAAGTGGTGCCTCCGCACGATCATCAACATATATTGGCAACTTACAACATAGGTAATAAAAGCCATGTACAGCAATGTATTGATGCTGCATTGGCAGCAAAAAGCGATTGGGAAAACCTGCCATGGGAACATCGCGCTGCTATATTCCTGAAAGCTGCTGAATTGATTTCTGGCCCATACAGGTATAAGCTAAATGCAGCCACTATGCTTGGACAGAGCAAAAATGCTTATCAGGCAGAAATTGATGCAGCTTGTGAGCTGATAGATTTTTTACGCTTTAATGTAAGCTATATGGCTGATATTTATAAGCAACAGCCTCCTGTATCGCCAAAAGGAGCCTGGAACAGGGTTGAACAACGTCCGCTGGAAGGCTTTGTTTTTGCCTTAACGCCTTTTAACTTTACTGCAATTGCAGCCAACCTGCCAGCTTCTGTTGCCATGATGGGTAACGTAGTGGTTTGGAAACCTGCAGATACACAGATTTTTGCTGCCAATGTGCTGATGCAGATTTTTAAAGAAGCTGGTTTGCCAGATGGCGTAATTAATTTGGTATATGTAGATGGACCTGAAGCAGGTGAGGTGATTTTTAACAGCCCTGATTTTGCCGGAATCCACTTTACAGGATCAACTGCTGTATTCCAAAACATTTGGAAAACCATTGGAACCAATATCCATAAATATAAAACTTATCCGCGCATTGTGGGCGAAACCGGTGGTAAAGATTTTATCCTGGTACATGGCTCTGCAGATGCCGAAGTATCTAGCACAGCTATTTTACGCGGTGCTTTTGAATATCAGGGACAAAAATGCTCTGCAGCCTCAAGGGTGTACATTGCTAAAAGTTTATGGCAGGCAATTAAAGATTTTATGTTGCGCGACCTTGCTACCTTTAAAATGGGCGGCACCGAAGATTTCAGCAACTTTATAAATGCAGTAATTGATGAGCGTTCTTTTGATAAACTGGCGAAATATATTGACGCTGCTAAGGCAGATGATAGTGTAGAAGTAGTTGCTGGTGGAAACTACGACAAATCTAAGGGTTACTTTATTGAACCTACTGTCTTGCTGGTTAAAGACCCTAAGTACACCACCATGTGCGAAGAGTTGTTTGGACCTGTATTGACCATTTACGTGTATGAAGATACAGAATTTGATGCCATTTTAGAGGTAATTGATACCACTTCTATTTACGCCCTTACGGGTGCAGTGATTGCACAGGATAGATATGCAATTGACAAGGCTTCGCAGGCATTGCGCAATGCTGCAGGTAATTTTTACATCAACGATAAATGTACCGGTGCAGTGGTTGGACAGCAGCCATTTGGTGGCGCCAGAGGTTCTGGAACCAATGATAAAGCAGGTTCTATGATTAACCTGTTGCGCTGGGTTTCTCCAAGAACAATTAAAGAAACGTTTGATCCACCTAAGGATTACCGTTATCCATTTTTAGGAGAAGATTAA
- the lpxK gene encoding tetraacyldisaccharide 4'-kinase — translation MFTYLRLLLFPFSLIYGLVVIVRNKLYDAGFFKSVAFDLPVICVGNLVVGGSGKTPVTEYLVSLLSTHKIAILSRGYGRNTKGFILADESATAQSIGDEPMQFFSKFPQVTVAVCEDRVYGIAQLQQQHDLIILDDAFQHRAVKAGFNILLFEYQKLRSFQFLLPAGNLREPFSGFKRAQAVLVTKAPANLSPADEALCSAKFRTGKNKPSFSFLKYDDLISLNGQPSKPVANVNQHTVVFLLTGIANPGPLISYISNYTKAIEQHEYPDHYQFSLADIDKLCKAFKQHPGTEKIIITTEKDAQRLLSSAIQELLLNLPVYYLPVKVALKAEDKITFDKKILDYVSSHTRNRTIHKAENS, via the coding sequence ATGTTTACATACCTGCGATTACTCTTATTTCCGTTTTCCCTGATCTACGGTTTGGTGGTTATTGTCCGCAATAAACTCTATGATGCAGGTTTTTTTAAATCTGTAGCATTTGATTTGCCTGTTATTTGTGTAGGCAATCTTGTCGTCGGCGGATCGGGGAAAACACCTGTAACAGAATACCTCGTCAGTTTACTAAGCACGCATAAAATTGCTATTCTAAGCCGTGGTTATGGTCGCAACACCAAAGGCTTTATTTTGGCTGATGAAAGCGCTACTGCTCAAAGTATAGGCGATGAGCCGATGCAGTTTTTCAGTAAATTTCCACAGGTTACAGTGGCGGTTTGTGAAGATCGGGTATATGGCATAGCGCAGCTTCAGCAGCAGCATGACCTCATTATCCTTGATGATGCTTTTCAGCACAGGGCGGTTAAAGCAGGTTTCAACATCCTTCTTTTTGAATATCAAAAACTGCGTTCGTTTCAGTTTTTACTACCTGCCGGCAATCTAAGGGAGCCTTTTAGCGGCTTTAAACGGGCACAAGCAGTATTGGTTACCAAGGCACCAGCAAATTTATCACCAGCAGATGAAGCGCTATGCAGCGCCAAATTCCGTACTGGAAAAAATAAACCCTCGTTTTCGTTTTTAAAATACGACGACCTCATCTCCTTAAACGGGCAGCCTTCAAAACCAGTTGCTAATGTAAATCAACATACTGTAGTGTTTTTGCTTACAGGTATTGCCAACCCAGGGCCGCTTATCTCTTACATAAGCAACTATACTAAGGCCATTGAACAGCATGAATATCCAGATCACTACCAGTTTAGTCTGGCCGATATTGACAAGCTTTGCAAAGCGTTTAAACAGCATCCGGGTACAGAAAAAATAATCATCACAACAGAAAAGGACGCGCAGCGTTTATTAAGTTCTGCTATACAAGAATTACTGCTAAATTTGCCGGTATATTATTTACCTGTCAAGGTAGCGCTTAAAGCCGAAGATAAAATTACATTTGATAAAAAGATACTAGACTATGTTTCAAGCCATACACGAAACCGTACAATACATAAAGCAGAAAATAGCTGA
- a CDS encoding purine-nucleoside phosphorylase: protein MFQAIHETVQYIKQKIADFDPEIGIVLGTGLGGLVTEMTIEHSLMYANIPNFPISTLEFHSGKLLFGTLNGKKVVAMQGRLHYYEGYSMQQITFPIRVLKALGIKHLFVSNAAGSLNPEFKKGDLMVICDHINLLPESPLRGRNDEDMGPRFPDMSQPYHHQLIESALAIAAKEDIRCHKGVYVAVTGPNLETKAEYKYLRIIGGDAVGMSTVPEVIVAKHMSIPVFAISVLTDEGFPEVLLPVSLEEIIETARIAEPKMTQILSQLIATL, encoded by the coding sequence ATGTTTCAAGCCATACACGAAACCGTACAATACATAAAGCAGAAAATAGCTGATTTTGATCCTGAAATTGGGATTGTACTCGGCACCGGATTGGGTGGACTGGTTACTGAAATGACCATTGAGCATAGTCTGATGTATGCTAATATCCCTAATTTTCCAATTTCTACTTTAGAGTTTCATTCAGGCAAACTCTTGTTTGGTACCTTAAATGGTAAAAAGGTAGTGGCTATGCAAGGCCGTCTTCATTATTATGAGGGTTACAGCATGCAGCAAATTACTTTTCCCATTCGCGTACTTAAAGCTTTAGGTATTAAACATCTTTTTGTGTCTAATGCTGCAGGCTCTTTAAATCCAGAATTTAAAAAGGGCGATCTGATGGTCATTTGCGATCACATCAATCTGCTGCCCGAAAGCCCGCTTAGGGGTAGAAATGATGAAGATATGGGGCCAAGATTTCCAGACATGAGTCAGCCTTATCATCATCAGCTAATTGAATCGGCATTGGCTATTGCGGCTAAAGAGGATATTCGCTGCCATAAAGGTGTGTATGTAGCGGTTACTGGTCCAAACCTGGAAACCAAAGCTGAATATAAATATTTAAGAATTATAGGTGGCGATGCAGTTGGAATGAGTACCGTGCCGGAGGTTATTGTTGCCAAGCACATGAGCATTCCGGTATTTGCCATTTCGGTACTCACAGACGAAGGTTTTCCAGAGGTATTGCTCCCCGTAAGTTTAGAAGAGATTATAGAAACGGCAAGAATTGCTGAGCCTAAAATGACACAGATATTAAGCCAATTAATTGCCACTTTATAA
- a CDS encoding putative porin has translation MFKSVVLFVLCLVMFGAGTAMAQDLKTTVNENKELDSLRKKLDGAADSVVFTSKYIRFTTLKLTKDSIQTFPLDTSLRGFQNYSVLQKPRRPTIGTGNLGLAAKDMLFEPVKTIGFDAGFHALDYYAMDHDDVMYYQARTPFTNLSYISSGQVEQLLKVTHSQNIKRNLNVGANYNRIGANGQYSRQRGDDLNAALFSWYQSPGKRYNLWVNAVFNTMKAQENGSTPNDSIFTNKANPIARESEVVNLTNSRQLWRKNSILIKQSYFIGRIDTVDQEVMKKVLPTNKVSYSFMYNTNSYSFHKDESDNYLVLPRGIVDSIFTRDSTHVNNIRNEFMYGFFLRGKSGSFIKNELKIDVGIRNDLYTYTQISSYRDLSNYYSYRSTFQNTALLGALGYRFSDRIDLNVDVQQIFQGRQIGDFLYEAKSNVMLSKSVGRIVLGAYMQNKSPEEIYERYFGNHYSWVNNFSNTKTVNFSFNYYNDKLKFEAGASYYLVNNYLYFAQQGNNSIAPQQQDGSLNLIKVTLGKKLSFGKFNLDSYLVYQKTDQTSVMRTPEFYTFNSFFFNQTFFKVLKTNVGFDIRYNTPYKSQSYSAAASQFYNTTNDSSLPTEPIADVWIRAGLRKANIFLKYDNVAQGLFSKGYYSIKNYPMQDRLMKFGVSWNFYD, from the coding sequence ATGTTTAAAAGCGTTGTTTTATTTGTTTTGTGCCTGGTAATGTTTGGAGCGGGGACGGCGATGGCCCAGGATCTTAAAACTACTGTCAACGAAAATAAGGAGTTAGATTCCTTAAGGAAAAAGCTGGACGGTGCAGCAGACTCCGTAGTTTTTACCTCAAAATACATCCGGTTTACTACCCTTAAACTTACTAAAGATAGTATCCAGACCTTTCCTTTGGATACCAGTTTGAGAGGTTTCCAAAACTACAGCGTACTTCAAAAGCCACGCAGGCCCACCATTGGTACGGGTAACTTAGGACTGGCTGCAAAAGATATGCTCTTTGAACCCGTAAAAACCATTGGTTTTGATGCCGGGTTTCATGCGCTAGATTATTATGCGATGGATCATGATGATGTGATGTATTATCAGGCAAGAACTCCTTTTACCAATCTATCTTACATCAGTTCGGGGCAGGTAGAGCAATTGCTAAAGGTTACGCATTCGCAAAATATCAAAAGAAACCTCAATGTGGGGGCCAACTACAACCGTATTGGGGCCAACGGACAATATTCCCGTCAAAGGGGTGATGATCTCAATGCAGCTTTGTTTTCCTGGTACCAGTCTCCGGGCAAACGCTACAACCTTTGGGTAAACGCTGTTTTTAACACCATGAAGGCACAGGAAAATGGTTCAACACCAAATGATTCCATCTTTACCAATAAAGCTAATCCAATTGCCAGAGAGTCAGAAGTAGTTAACTTAACCAACTCCAGGCAGCTTTGGCGTAAAAACAGCATTCTAATTAAGCAGTCTTATTTTATTGGCCGGATAGATACGGTAGATCAGGAAGTGATGAAGAAGGTATTGCCTACCAACAAGGTTAGCTATAGCTTTATGTACAATACCAATAGCTACTCTTTTCATAAAGATGAGTCTGATAATTATTTGGTGTTGCCAAGGGGAATTGTAGATTCCATTTTTACCCGGGATTCAACCCATGTCAATAACATCCGGAATGAGTTTATGTACGGGTTCTTTTTGCGTGGTAAGTCGGGTTCCTTCATTAAAAATGAGCTGAAGATTGACGTTGGTATTCGAAATGACTTGTATACCTATACCCAGATTTCCAGCTATCGTGATTTGTCAAACTATTATTCTTACCGCTCAACTTTTCAAAATACAGCTTTATTGGGCGCATTGGGCTATCGGTTTAGCGATAGGATAGACCTTAACGTAGATGTTCAGCAGATTTTTCAGGGCCGCCAAATTGGAGATTTCCTTTACGAAGCCAAAAGTAATGTGATGCTCAGTAAATCTGTAGGCCGTATTGTTCTTGGCGCGTATATGCAGAATAAATCTCCCGAAGAAATTTACGAGCGTTATTTTGGCAACCACTACAGCTGGGTAAATAATTTCTCGAATACCAAAACGGTAAACTTCTCCTTCAATTATTATAATGATAAACTAAAGTTTGAAGCCGGGGCAAGCTATTACCTGGTCAATAACTACCTTTATTTTGCGCAGCAAGGCAATAACAGCATTGCTCCGCAACAACAAGATGGTAGCCTCAACCTTATTAAAGTTACCTTGGGTAAAAAGCTAAGTTTTGGTAAATTTAACCTGGACAGTTATTTGGTGTATCAGAAAACAGACCAGACCAGCGTAATGCGTACGCCAGAGTTTTATACCTTCAATTCATTTTTCTTTAACCAAACGTTCTTTAAAGTGCTAAAAACCAATGTCGGTTTCGATATCAGGTACAATACGCCTTATAAATCGCAGTCGTACTCTGCGGCAGCCAGTCAGTTCTACAATACCACAAACGATTCCAGTTTACCTACTGAGCCTATAGCTGACGTTTGGATCAGGGCCGGTCTACGTAAGGCAAATATCTTTTTGAAGTATGATAATGTTGCCCAGGGACTATTCTCAAAAGGATATTACAGCATCAAAAACTACCCCATGCAAGACAGGTTAATGAAATTTGGTGTAAGCTGGAACTTCTACGATTAA